The Lepus europaeus isolate LE1 chromosome 1, mLepTim1.pri, whole genome shotgun sequence genome contains the following window.
ACTCGCTCATGATGTGAATGGCTATCGAAAGACATAATATTGTCTATGGGGATCTCGCAGCGAGGGGCAGCGGCGCCCGAGAAGATTGATCCgtggctttgggcccctgccagggtCGCTGCAGGATAGTGCATGGTAaaggcataatttttttcaaagtcgGCGGACGGTTCGTGTTTGAATGAGAAGTTGCCATTGATGCTGAGTGGGGGACTGAGAGGACCATCGAAGGAAGGGCTGGTGCAATCAGTCAGGGGGCTTTCAAAGAAGGGCTCCAGTGCTGCGCCATAGGCGTGTGGCGGCGGCTTGACGTGGAAGACATGAGAGCTGTCCATGGTACCGTACGGTGGGCTGGGCAGACCGGGCGATTGGTAGGAGTAGGGGTGCACTGGAAAGGAAGCGCTGGCCGTTGGCAGATGTGGGGGCATGTCCTGGTTCTGCTCAGGTAGAAAAGTCCGAGGGTTGAGCTGCAAACAACCCGCAACCAGGTTGGTGGTGGGCTGGGATAAGCCTTTGCAGAGCGTCTGTACGAAGGAGACTAGGTCAGGACTTTTGCCTGAACGCAGGATCTCAGACAGAGCCCAGATGTAGTTCTTGGCCAAGCGCAGCGTCTCGATTTTGGATAGCTTCTGCGTCTTGGAGTAGCAGGGCACCACTTTGCGCAGGTTGTCCAGCGCCGCGTTCAGTCCGTGCATACGGTTCCGCTCCCTGGCGTTGGCCTTCATGCGTCTCAGTTTAAATCGCTCCAGGCGCGCCTTGgtcatcttcttctttttgggGCCGCGCCTCTTGGGCTTTTGATCAtcgtcttcctcttcctcttcttcctcctcttccaggtcctcatcttcctcctcctcctctcccccattcCTCAGCGAGTCCTCCTCTGCGTTCATGGCTTCGAGGTCGTCCTCCTTCTTGTCTGTCTCGTGCTCCTCGTCCTGAGAACTGAGACATTCGTCTGTCCAGCTTGGAGGACCCTGGGGCTGAGGCTCACCCATCAGCCCACTCTCGCTGAACGATTTGGTCATAGTTCGGTTTCCTATATTCAAcagggaagaggagcaaacagaaagaaaaggagacaaaTACACTCAAAACCCAGACATACTTTCAGCTCCCGCTTTCTCACCCCCTACAAAGGCATGTGATGAAAAGTACCCGTCCATTACCAAATGAATGCCTCTGGGGACAAGCTGTACACACTGTTTGATAACAGCGCGTGTGCCCCGGCTGGTACGTAGAAGAGGCGTCAGGACAGACGTGGGGGCGAGGGAGCTGCATGCGTGTCTGTGTACACCGctcacgcatgtgtgtgtgtctcctagTGTGAAGTTAAGTGTGCTGGTGGTATGGCCCGGTAGGATCTTGCGTGCGGAAAGAAGCGAGTGTACTTTTCAGCGACTTCATGTTTACCTGCATGCATAAAGTCACTCACAACtccaccaaaaaagaaaaaaaaatgacgaATTTGAAAATCCAATGTCCACATCTCTGCCCCGGTTTCTCGGTACTTAGCGATTTAAGTTAAAAGAGCCATTACGTAATTTAACAGTGGCAGTGATTCCTAAGAAGATTACAGCAACGGGAGATTTGAGGAGCAAATGCACGGAGGGAGGAAACTAATGCGCACCAAACCGTTTCGCCCTCAACGAAACAGTTGGCAACAAAAGTGGGCAGGAGTCTCCCATCCCTCCCTCGCCTTTCTCTCCTCGCTTCCTATCCCTCACCCTCCGCTGAGTTTCCACCTAGCACAAAAGCGCCGGCGCGGCGGCGAGGGCTGGGGGCGCGGCGCAGAGCGCTCTCCCACGCGCCGGGGATCAGGTGCGGAAGGCTCCTCTCTAATAAACAACCCATTGAAAGGGCCGCCCGCTCTTTATTGGGGCTTTTCAAAGTTCTCCTCAAACCTTCCTTTAAAAGATTGAGTAATTACAATGGTCAGCGATTGGCAACGGTGAAGTTGCCGCTtctaataaggaaaataaaaagcctTTAGTCAAACaactgaatttctggctccagcaGTATCTGCTAGGGGCTGGCCGACCCTGGAGCAGTAACAGGTAGCAAGAGTGGGTCCCTCTTTCTCCACTCCTctctcaccatcaccaccaccaccaccactttcaACTAAACTGTTTCCGAACCCGATTTATTTTCCAGAGTGTGTATAATCAAGGTATCCAAGTCTCTTtcattcatggaaaaaaaaatagctagaCACTCTCAATGTGCATAAAATGCATTCAAACCAGATACTCTTGGAAATAGGagctttttgtattttcttaaaagtAAGAAAGTTAAGTAGTTATTTGCTGTTAAGACTTTAATATCATCACTAGCAAAAATGCGTAATCAGAGTTTATgagtattttggaaaaaaaataccaagaagCTCCCATACTATTTAAAATGActcaaaaaatctttaaattgttTAAAGTGAGAAAGTGCAGGGAGCACCGAGTGACGCGACTCATTATATAAGAGTATTTAGGGACAGTTACTGGAAGGATACTGGTCTCAACACACAGACATAGGCTTGCAAATGCGCACATACAGAATATGTAGGTGCCCTGGCTCTTCAATTACTGCGTTGACCCtcaagcaaaaaggaaaaaaaatatgaaaggcTTGTAATTACCTGTTGTTAGTAGGTCTTGAGCAGTGACGGTCTCATAACCCTGGGGCCTCTGGATGCAGTGCCTTCTGCGTGGGCGAATTCCTCGTGTCCCGGCGGCGCGGGTGCGCAGGTTATATAGCCGAGATAGTGATGCTGAGCGCGGGCGGGGCCACCGGCTGAGTGGCGAGCAGGTCCCTGCGCCTGGCGCCTGCGCACGCGCCCGGACTGCGCgctcccttctccccccacccccaccccgccctgctccCGCTCAGCCTTGTTCTTCTCCCGCCCTCTGGTGACAATTGCTCCCCTCAACCCCCACCCTTAcccacccccccgccccttctccttcctccccggCATGCGCCATATGGTCTTCCCGGTCCAGCCAAGAGCCGGGAACCACGTGACCTGCCCATTTGTATGCCGCGGAGCGCTCCATTCCGGCCCCTTTGTGGCCAGAAGAAAGTGGCCCATCTGTCGCCAGTTAGAGACTCCGCGGACCTGTTTTTACCCGCAGGAGAGATTAACCCTTTCAGACGGCAGAAGGGAGAGGGGGCACAGGAGTGGGGCGAGGAACTTGAGGGAAgggagcgggaaatctaaggcgggctGGGTCTATAGGTTAGAGCGAATGCTTTGCGTTGGCGCGCTAGGGCACAGGTGAAAAGGACAGTAGCTGGGGGACTGAGCGGGTGGTGTGAAGAGTCCTCGCTCCTTTTGGATTCCTCACCCTGGCATGGTCTCCGGGCATCACGACTCCCTGCCCTCTCTGGGAGGTCCCCTCCAGGTTCTTCGCCTTGACAGACGCTTTGCTCATCGGCGCCAAAGAGTGGCTTCTAATCCCTATCAGCACCTCTAGGCAAACGTATACTTTATGAAAATCGCTTAATCTGCAAACGCAGCTTTGAGACTGGCCCCCAGCTTCTCTAGTGCATCCCCTGCTTGCAGCTCATTCGGTATAGAAATTTTGTGCCTACCACTCTACTCCCAACCACCCGTGCAACCACGTGTGCCCTGACCCTCAACTACCCTTGTTCCTGGAGACCTCCTCATTCTCCGCCCTGCCCTCTCTACCCCCAGGATCTTAAGCTAAAAGCGGCCTAGTTCCTGCGTAGACCCCAGCTCCAGTGGCCTTTGTGCTCTTGcttgggagccaggggcttttctAGTGCTTGAATTCTGCCTTTAACCACTGGGTGCCATCACCCTGCCAGTCCAAGGAACACCTTCTGGTTCCCTGGCCGGCGCGCCCCAGCGGCCTCGGCTTTGTAACAAATATATGGACCTAAAAGCACTCTGGCTGTCACTCTGCCATGACACTCCCTTGGTCCCCAATCTATGTAAATAGGGACTTGGTTCAGGCAAGGTTCCTCAAAGAGGAGATGGAACCGGCATGTGTTGGATgggtcttttctttctctttctagaaAGGCACAATCCTGGGAAGAATTGGTGGCTACCACTCCTTCAAGTCTCTAAGCCTCTGATTTGAGGTGTCCTCGACCTTGGGAGTCCAGCAAAGACCACGCGGCTTCCAACCCCTTTGGAAGGATTCATGCTTGTGACTAAATAGGGATTCTTGATTCTTTCTGAGCAAGGCATGTTCCAGACTgatacataaaaagaaagaagttggCCTGGTCTCTCCTTAGTCTAATCCTCCTCCAGCTTCCCTTCTAATCCTCCATTATCTTTGTACCCCCTGCCAAACCTGAAACCCTTTGCAATGAATGCAGCCCAGCTCAATTGCTTATTTAAAGGCAATTGCCCTATGTGTCTCCAGAGTTTACAAAACAGTGTCAGGGTTGAGAGGCTGGAGTGGAGTGCTTCTGGGAAGGGCTGCGGGTGGGGATCCTAAGGAGATCGCAGTTTTTGGAAGGTTGCAGTGCAGCTTTTCCAGCCCAGCATAAATCCAAAAGAAAGGAGTTATGCGACCCGACCAAAGCGAGACATAAGTCGATCTTAGGACCGGGGTAGAACTATACAATTTCATGCAGTTtgactctctctatatattcttTGCCGGCCAAGAGCACAGAGGAGGTTAAAAGAATTCACCCAGGAGCCTGGTCCCAACGCCCATTCCCCTGCCATTTGTGTCTTCGGTGCCCGGTTGAACCTCGAGGGACGTCCAAGCACCAACCTGCAGGGGCTGGCCCACAGGCTGGAGGGCCAAGGACGTTAGCAGCACGGCCTGGGGAGAGCAGCGCTTCTCCAGACGCCCACCCTAGGAGCCAGCACACAGAGCCGCGGGAGTGGGCAGTCCGTCCGGGGTTCTCATTTCTCAGGCGTTGGGGAGCACTGGTGGAGATGTTGGGGTGGCACAGGAGAGAGATCTCCAGCTGATCCAAAGGCCCAGCGGCGGCCCAAAGATCTCTCCCCTACCTCACTATCCCCGCCCGAGAATCGGGAAACGTCCCGGTTTGTGACATCCTGTGGAATACAGAAGAATGGTGATGGAGCCAGATGTTCCCCGGGCAAGAGGAAAGCCCTGGTGTTTTGCCAGATGAGGCTCAAATGCGTAAGGTGCGGGAATTATTAGATCcgtttcctccctctccctctgataAATTCACCTCTAATCCGACTACGTGGCGTTATGCTCAGGCCTGGGGATTTGTACAAAGGAAAAGCCACTCCGAGTTGTTCCGGAGACCGGGCCAAGGTTCAGACCCACTGTGGCTCTCCTGGGGCTTCCTGG
Protein-coding sequences here:
- the NEUROD1 gene encoding neurogenic differentiation factor 1, with translation MTKSFSESGLMGEPQPQGPPSWTDECLSSQDEEHETDKKEDDLEAMNAEEDSLRNGGEEEEEDEDLEEEEEEEEEDDDQKPKRRGPKKKKMTKARLERFKLRRMKANARERNRMHGLNAALDNLRKVVPCYSKTQKLSKIETLRLAKNYIWALSEILRSGKSPDLVSFVQTLCKGLSQPTTNLVAGCLQLNPRTFLPEQNQDMPPHLPTASASFPVHPYSYQSPGLPSPPYGTMDSSHVFHVKPPPHAYGAALEPFFESPLTDCTSPSFDGPLSPPLSINGNFSFKHEPSADFEKNYAFTMHYPAATLAGAQSHGSIFSGAAAPRCEIPIDNIMSFDSHSHHERVMSAQLNAIFHD